A section of the Oryzias latipes chromosome 10, ASM223467v1 genome encodes:
- the upf3b gene encoding regulator of nonsense transcripts 3B, with amino-acid sequence MKEDKENTRPREKRVDIKCEDLEKTEKSKEKKEAMTKIVIRRLPPTLTKEELEEQLQPLPEVDYLEFFSNDTSLYPHLFARAYINFRNEEDVVLFRDRFDGYVFVDGKGQEFPAIVEFAPFQKTAKKRIKKKDSKCGTIAEDPDYKRFLEYYNGDDNKLTTTPETLLEEVEARSKELSAKKTTPLLDFLKTKQRLREERKEERRRRELERKRLRDEERRKWREEERRKRKDAEKMKRLEKPVDKDKESVKEEPKIKLLKKQEKSEDDDAEKPKDKAKKPEKGHKEDRPFGSFDQRRRQNIDNKEDRGKKWDEDGRKEPRERDLDRDREREKERRLREKERLKRQDEERRKRRERHDGESSFRKREEDFRKEKAFEKKKDESMVESVHSEKPEKPQKENKKEDMGKKERLRNKDRPAIQLYQPGARSRNRFGAGGAESTPADKKTDIDNKKTVEKGED; translated from the exons AtgaaagaagacaaagaaaacaccCGACCAAGAGAGAAAAGAGTGGACATAAAATGCGAAGATCTAGAAAAGACAGAGaagtctaaagaaaaaaaggaagccaTGACAAAG ATTGTGATCAGACGATTACCACCCACGTTGACCAAAGAAGAGTTAGAGGAACAGTTGCAACCCCTCCCAGAGGTTGACTACCTGGAGTTTTTCTCCAATGACACCAG CCTTTACCCACACCTCTTTGCAAGAGCTTACATTAACTTCAGAAACGAAGAAGATGTGGTCCTCTTCAGGGATCGCTTTGATGGCTACGTGTTTGTTGACGGCAAAG GTCAAGAATTTCCTGCGATTGTGGAGTTTGCACCTTTTCAAAAGACTGCcaagaaaagaataaagaagAAGGACTCAAAGTGTGGCACAATTGCAGAAG ATCCAGATTACAAAAGGTTTCTTGAGTATTACAACGGAGATGACAACAAGTTGACGACCACACCGGAAACTCTCTTAGAAGAAGTCGAAGCTAGATCGAAAGAACTTTCAG ctaaaaaaacaaccccGCTGCTGGATTTCCTGAAAACTAAACAA AGACTCCGAgaggaaaggaaagaagaaaggaggaggagggagcttgAGCGCAAGCGCCTGCGCGACGAGGAGCGTCGCAAATGGagggaagaggagaggaggaagcgCAAAGACgcagagaaaatgaaaagactTGAGAAGCCAGTGGACAAAGACAAGGAAAGTGTCAAAGAAGAACCAAAAATAAAG ctcttgaagaaacaagaaaaaagtgaggatgatgatgctGAAAAGCCAAAGGATAAAGCCAAGAAACCAGAGAAGGGGCATAAAGAGGACAGGCCCTTTGGAAGTTTTGACCAGAGGAGACGCCAGAACATTGATAACAAGGAAGATCGTGGGAAGAA gtgGGATGAGGACGGACGGAAGGAGCCTCGAGAGCGGGACCTGGATCGAGACAGAGAGCGGGAAAAAGAGCGGCGGCTCAGAGAAAAGGAGCGCCTTAAACGGCAGGACGAGGAAAGACGAAAACGGAGGGAAAGGCACGATGGAGAGAGTTCATTCCGGAAGCGTGAAGAGGATTTCAGAAAGGAAAAAGCctttgagaaaaagaaagacgAAAGCATGGTGGAATCTGTTCACTCCGAGAAGCCAGAGAAaccccaaaaagaaaacaaaaaggaggaCATGGGGAAAAAAGAGAGACTGCGGAACAAG GATCGGCCTGCAATTCAGCTGTACCAACCAGGAGCCAGGAGCCGCAATCGCTTTGGCGCTGGAGGAGCCGAATCCACTCCTGCTGACAAAAAAACGGATATTGACAACAAGAAAACGGTTGAGAAAGGAGAGGACTGA
- the pttg1 gene encoding securin has product MANVIFTEQENVCLRPSSLKMRQRLLSAPEKQLKSPMLVKNTPVHSARKAFGVVNKKILTPSLSTQEKKVLKPQEVKVEHPSEAKGEEYPKMENFIPYNPLEFEKYSIPEDFIPFSGLALPGLACFTSPLLEEDLEKIQPLPDPSPAKGCRFPDHSLELDAFLQTLEELTVEFPPEPLTDC; this is encoded by the exons ATGGCAAATGTCATCTTCACCGAACAGGAGAATGTTTGCCTCCGTCCCTCTTCCCTGAAAATGCGTCAGAGGCTTCTGTCTGCTCCAG AAAAACAGTTGAAGTCTCCAATGTTGGTCAAAAATACCCCTGTCCATTCAGCGCGTAAGGCTTTTGGGGTGGTGAACAAAAAGATCTTAACCCCTTCTTTGAGTAcacaagagaaaaaagttttaaaaccacag GAAGTCAAGGTCGAGCATCCTTCTGAAGCCAAAGGGGAGGAATacccaaaaatggaaaattttATTCCTTACAACCCTCTAG AGTTTGAGAAGTACAGCATACCCGAGGACTTCATTCCTTTCAGTGGCCTGGCTCTACCCGGATTGGCCTGTTTTACCTCGCCTCTTCTTGAGGAAGACCTGGAAAAGATTCAGCCTCTCCCAGACCCTTCACCTGCAAAAGGGTGCAGATTTCCAG atCACAGCTTGGAGCTGGATGCCTTCCTACAAACCCTTGAAGAGCTGACTGTTGAATTCCCCCCAGAACCGCTTACTGACTGCTGA
- the sowahd gene encoding ankyrin repeat domain-containing protein SOWAHD: MRCDCGIGAGSGSHHFVIGHLQGVVWEEVAVCWGGGGGMDRNGADSPVSSSDAHVPLSVRQGTVVERLSRYGMQVMPSAFQRRSRLQKMQEVSDGSAAGALRRDSTEESPTQSVRKKYLRELRQSCSLGALPSQSCCVEDAEWALYPVEHAWMLSAVEGNYETILEFISEDPYLISRRDFISGYSVLHWLAKRGQGETLIQLLRYAESAGICVNVNLRGSGGLTPLHVASMHSQYMVVKLLVGAFGASVDVMDYSGRRAWQYLKEGAPAEMKELLGAWDEEHNCNHNNNTSAGEGNQTPMDEEEEEADSRDTQELKTFNLTVRGSWRQSSLRKLLSSFPFIGSKT, encoded by the exons ATGCGGTGTGATTGCGGTATAGGAGCAG GATCCGGATCCCATCACTTTGTAATCGGACATCTTCAGGGTGTTGTCTGGGAGGAAGTGGCtgtttgttggggggggggcggcggaATGGACCGGAACGGAGCAGACTCGCCTGTCAGCAGCAGCGACGCCCACGTCCCGCTGTCCGTGAGACAGGGCACCGTTGTGGAGCGGCTGTCCAGATACGGAATGCAGGTCATGCCCAGCGCCTTCCAGCGGAGGTCGAGGTTGCAGAAGATGCAGGAGGTCAGCGACGGCTCTGCAGCTGGAGCGCTGCGGAGGGACTCCACGGAGGAGTCCCCCACGCAGTCCGTGCGTAAAAAGTACCTGAGAGAACTACGCCAGAGCTGCAGCTTGGGCGCGCTGCCCTCGCAGAGCTGCTGCGTGGAGGACGCAGAGTGGGCTCTGTACCCCGTGGAGCATGCGTGGATGCTGTCCGCCGTGGAGGGAAACTACGAAACCATCCTGGAGTTCATCTCCGAGGACCCCTACCTGATCTCCAGGAGGGATTTCATCAGCGGTTACTCCGTCTTGCACTGGCTGGCCAAAAGAGGACAGGGTGAGACTCTGATCCAACTCCTGCGGTACGCGGAGAGCGCGGGGATCTGCGTGAACGTCAACCTGCGTGGCAGCGGAGGCCTCACGCCGCTTCACGTCGCCAGCATGCACAGCCAGTACATGGTCGTCAAGCTACTGGTGGGAGCCTTCGGCGCAAGCGTGGATGTCATGGACTACAGCGGAAGGAGAGCCTGGCAGTACCTGAAGGAGGGCGCCCCGGCAGAGATGAAGGAGCTGCTGGGGGCCTGGGATGAGGAGCACAACtgcaaccacaacaacaacaccaGCGCTGGAGAGGGGAACCAGACCCCTatggatgaggaggaagaggaggcagacTCCAGGGACACGCAGGAGCTGAAGACCTTCAACCTGACTGTCAGAGGCAGCTGGAGGCAGAGCTCTCTGAGGAAACTGCTTTCCTCTTTTCCATTTATAGGAAGTAAAACCTGA
- the ndufa1 gene encoding NADH dehydrogenase [ubiquinone] 1 alpha subcomplex subunit 1, with protein MWYEILPGLSLMAVALMIPGLATIQIHKFTNGGKEKRVARVPWQWYLMERDRRVGGTGHYFDSKGLENIK; from the exons ATGTGGTATGAAATCTTACCCGGTCTGAGCCTTATGGCCGTGGCTCTCATGATTCCAGGTCTTGCCACCATACAAATTCACAAGTTCACCAACGGAGGAAAG GAGAAAAGGGTCGCCCGGGTTCCGTGGCAGTGGTACCTGATGGAGAGAGACAGACGAGTTGGAGGAACGGGTCACTACTTTGATTCCAAG GGACTTGAGAACATCAAGTGA
- the rpl39 gene encoding 60S ribosomal protein L39 has translation MSSHKTFRIKRFLAKKQKQNRPIPQWIRMKTGNKIRYNSKRRHWRRTKLGL, from the exons ATg tcCTCCCATAAGACGTTCAGGATCAAGCGCTTCCTCGCTAAGAAGCAGAAACAGAACAGGCCGATTCCTCAGTGGATCAGAATGAAGACCGGCAACAAGATCAG GTACAACTCCAAGAGGAGACACTGGAGGAGGACCAAGCTTGGCTTGTAA